One Patescibacteria group bacterium genomic window, CGGGCGTTGGCAGACGTGGAAACCACCCGGCAGGTGTTTTGGAAACTAGTGCAAAGGGCGAAGGGGAAGTGAGATAGCGAGTTAGAAGGTTGGCGAGCTGGCGCGTTGGTAAGGAGGAATTGCCTGCAAGCTTTGAAAGGCTTGCATTATTCTGCTAATTACAGCACAATCAACCTGTATTTGGGTTCGTAGCTCAATGGTAGAGCAGGGGCCTTTTAAGCCCAAGGTTCTGGGTTCGAGTCCCAGCGAGCCCACCACGCGTGCAAGCGCCATTCGCCCTCCTCGGGCGTGCTTCGCGTGCCCGATTGCGGGCTTCGGCGCAGCCCGCTTTCCCCGTAAACCCCTTCGGTGTTTGCGGGGGCCCCATTAAAAATTTAACGAAGCCTCGCTTTGCCCCACAAACCCGTGCTCACTACATTCCGCTTCGTGTTTGTGGGAACCCCCTATCATTAAGGTTTTTTGGTATACTAAACGTATGTTAGAAAGCAAAGGAGAAGGTGGCCAACAATTCAAAGCACCCGAGGAGGAAGGAAAAAAAGAGAGTAGTTTTTTTGATGCGCCAATGGATGAAAAAGTTGGTGCACTGAAGACCACGTACCTGAAGGATTTGGCTGAGCTTGTTACTGGTGAAGCAGTGCCAGAATTAACAAAAGAAGAGGATCCGAATGCATATGAAATCGATCATCATTACGCAAAGGATGAAATAATCGCCGAGTACTTTTCCAGACTCATGAAAGACAAGGTGGTTTTGGATCTTGGATGCGGAGTCCAGACTACTGGGTACAAGATCGCAAATTTTTCACATGCTAAAGAATACATTGGCGTGGAGAAGCATTTTGGGAAAAGCGCGTTTGAAAAAACAGCAGAAACTGCAGCTGGTGAATCAACGCCATTTCAGATTGTACAACAAGACATGGTTGAGTATGTTCAAGATCAGTCGCACTCGGCAGATGTCATCTTTTTAGTGGGTGTTGACCTCATTATTATTCCTGAAAACGAGTGGGAAAGACTTTTGCAAGGAATCCATCAAACTCTAACTGAGGATGGGCGTCTGCTCATCGGGGGTGGGATGGGGAAACCATGGCAGACAATTGAGAAATACTTTGTTCAGGACGCTTCGCTGGATGAGGTAAAAGCAAAACCAGAGTACATGCTTACTTGGATTCCATCAGTATGGAAAAAGAGGATGCACAGCCAGTAGTAGTCATTTTGGATTATTTGTAAATAGTGACTCTACCTTTCCTTATCTTAAACAGATTTCACTATGATTGAAGGCTCAGGTGAGAATCGTGAACAGTTTAATGCTCCTGATGAGGAGCAAGCTGAAGGAGAAAAATTTCCAACGCTTGTTAACCGTAAAGGTGAGCAGCGCATTGTTCGAAGCGCAGAAGAGGCTACTGCCTTAGTTACGGGGAGTAAGGATTGGGAGCGCGGAAATTTTTATCTTCTTGGCGGAACAAATGAAAAGCTGCGTGACGATTTATTGAAGAGTATAGGTTTGACCTTCGCGGAGCTGTATAAAATCTCTGCACAACACGTGGAAAATGCCCGGTTAGCGCTAAATAAGGATAGAGAAATACTGTATCTTCAAGAAGGGTCCGAGCAATGGCATGAGGCGGTGAGAAATTATCACTATTTTAACCGGTTGGAAAGCGAGCAAAGAAAGGAAAGAAATCCAGAAGAAGATTTCCCTCCGCTGTATGCTAAAGTTGAAGGTCTTGAAGCTGAGGTTCTTGAGAAAATTGAAACAACAATTGTAAGAATTGCTCATTATATTGGCAAAGATTCACGTGCGTTGCTTGACTCATATGGGAGATTTAATAAAAGTCTCCTTGAGCAGCATGTGGAATTTGAACCTTTTAATGCAAAGAATTTATACGAGGCGTTCTGTCTCTTTGATTATTATTTTAACTATTCTGATGGTATGAATAAGAAAATCGAAAATGTCATGGAAAATCACAAGCCAAAAAAAGTAATGAAGTATGAAAAAAATCCACTCCTTAGCCCTTTTACAGAAACATGTAGAAAACTTCAAGCGGAAGGTGCAGAGCACATACCTGCCTGGCTGGCAGAACAAGCAAACATGGCAGGTACATCAGCTGTTTTCAGTGATGCGCAAGAGTTTATGAGTCAATTTGTAAAGGATATGACTAGCTATAAGGAACGGTATGAGGCTTATATCCTTCAGAATAAGATTGAAAACACACCAGCTTTTCCTGTTGAAATGTCATTCATAACGAATTTTGAAAAGATGTCTAAAGAAATTAGCCGTGTTGGAAAGCCAAAGGGTGAATCTGCAGAGGAATAATTAGCAGACATAAGGTTTGTTGCATTTTTCTGGTACAATGTATCCATGCCAGATTTCCGACCGGCAACGGTGCCGATAGATGACGTTTTTCACCAGGTTGATGCTTCTAAACGGGGTTTGACCCAGCTTGAGGTTGATGCCCGATTGCAGCAGTTTGGACCCAATAAGCTCCCAACCAACGAAGCTTCTTCTTCGGCGCGGACGTTCTTCCGGCAGTTTGAGAGCAGCTTGGTGATTATTATGCTCATTGCCACGGTGGTGAGTTTTTTCTTAGGTGATAACCTAGACGCTGTGGTTATTCTGGCCGCAGTTTTTTTGAATGTGCTGGTTGGTTTTTTCCAAGAGCGCCGGGCGGAGCGTGCGCTGGCTGCATTGCAAAAGGTTGCAACCTTCACTTCCACTGTGCTGCGCGATGGGCGGGAGCGGGACATTGCTTCATCCGAGGTTGTGCCAGGTGATGTGCTGGTGCTCCATGCTGGGCAGAAGGTTGCTGCTGATGCACGGCTGCTGGAAGTGTACGAATTTGAGGCAAATGAATCTGCGCTGACTGGTGAGTCCGCCCCTGTGGAGAAGCAGGCCGGGGTGCTCCCAGAAGCCGTGACCATTCCAGAACAGTTGAACATGGCTTTTGCGGGCACGGTGATTACCCGCGGCCGGGGATTAGCAATAGTGACGACGACGGGTTTGCGGACGGAGCTGGGGAAGATCGCGCAGCTCTTAGATACTACGGTGACCGAGAAAACCCCGCTGCAACGTCGCTTGGTCAAGCTCAGCCGGAATCTTGCTGCAATTATTCTCGTTGTCGCGGCGCTGGTGTTCCTGCTGGGCTTATTCCGTTTGTACGACATCGAAATAATGTTCACCACGGCAGTGGCTATTGCCGTGGCCTCCATTCCCGAAGGTTTAGCCGTGGTGGTTACCATTGCCTTGGCCTTGGGCATGACGCACATGCTGAAGCAACGCGCCTTGGCCCGGTCACTCCTGGCAGCCGAAGCGCTGGGTTCTGTAACGGTGATTGCGACGGATAAGACTGGAACCGTCACCGAAGGCTACATGCGTGTGGTGCAAATATTGACGCATGACCGTGCTGTGGGGCACCCGCACCGTGATCCAGGCGAACCTGATCCAACCGCGCTCACTGTGCTGAAGATCGCCGCCCTGGCCTCAGATGCCACGATTGAGAACCCAGACCGGCCGTTGGAAGAGTGGGACATTCGGGGCAACCTCACCGAACGAGCACTAGTACGCGCTGCAGCTGAATCCGGTTTCAACTTGCCGGAGCTACGCCGGCAGTACACCCGCTTGGGTGAAGTACCGTTTGATTCTTCCCGGCGGTTCATGGCCGCGCTGCTGGAGCGGAAAAATGATGGCACCAGCGTGGTGGTGAAAGGCGCGCCCGAGGTGCTCTTTGCAAATGTGCAGTTCATTGACGAAGATGGGAAGCGGGTTCCGTTTACTCCAGAACGGAAACGTGAATGGGAAACCCGAGTGCGAGACATGAGTTCCCAAGGGCTTCGAGCTTTGGCTGTTGGTGAAAGGAAGGATGTGGCAGGCATTACAGAACTAACTGATGAAAACGCGCTGCACGACCTTACACTGGTTGGTGTGGTTGGTATTCAAGACCCACTTCGGTCAGACGCCAAAGAAACCATTCGAATTCTCACAGAAGCAGGCATTCGAACGGTCATGCTGACCGGTGACAACCGGGCTACTGCGCTGGCGATTGCCAAAGGCTTGCAACTTGCGTCAACGGAAGCCGAGGTGATGGACGGCCGGGATTTGGAAGCATTGGATGCCGAAACGTTACAAGAACGCGTGGCGAATATTCGCGTCTTTGCGCGGGTGAGTCCCAAGGACAAACTTCGTATCATTGATGCATTGCAGGCACGCGGAGAAGTGGTGGCCATGACGGGCGACGGGGTGAATGACGCCCCAGCGCTGAAAGCTGCCGACATTGGCGTGGCTTTGGGTTCGGGGACAGATGTGGCCAAAGAGGCCGCGGATTTAGTTTTGCTCGATAATAATTTGCGAACGATTAGCAATGCAGTGTTTGAAGGACGAGTTATTTACCGCAATATCAAGCGGATTGTTCTCTACCTTCTCTCTGGCAGTTTTGCAGAGTTTGTCATCATCTGTGCAGCAGTTCTGCTTGGTTGGCCTTTGCCCATGGTGGCATCGCAAATTTTGTGGAACAACTTGGTGACCGA contains:
- a CDS encoding cation-transporting P-type ATPase; the protein is MPDFRPATVPIDDVFHQVDASKRGLTQLEVDARLQQFGPNKLPTNEASSSARTFFRQFESSLVIIMLIATVVSFFLGDNLDAVVILAAVFLNVLVGFFQERRAERALAALQKVATFTSTVLRDGRERDIASSEVVPGDVLVLHAGQKVAADARLLEVYEFEANESALTGESAPVEKQAGVLPEAVTIPEQLNMAFAGTVITRGRGLAIVTTTGLRTELGKIAQLLDTTVTEKTPLQRRLVKLSRNLAAIILVVAALVFLLGLFRLYDIEIMFTTAVAIAVASIPEGLAVVVTIALALGMTHMLKQRALARSLLAAEALGSVTVIATDKTGTVTEGYMRVVQILTHDRAVGHPHRDPGEPDPTALTVLKIAALASDATIENPDRPLEEWDIRGNLTERALVRAAAESGFNLPELRRQYTRLGEVPFDSSRRFMAALLERKNDGTSVVVKGAPEVLFANVQFIDEDGKRVPFTPERKREWETRVRDMSSQGLRALAVGERKDVAGITELTDENALHDLTLVGVVGIQDPLRSDAKETIRILTEAGIRTVMLTGDNRATALAIAKGLQLASTEAEVMDGRDLEALDAETLQERVANIRVFARVSPKDKLRIIDALQARGEVVAMTGDGVNDAPALKAADIGVALGSGTDVAKEAADLVLLDNNLRTISNAVFEGRVIYRNIKRIVLYLLSGSFAEFVIICAAVLLGWPLPMVASQILWNNLVTDGLPTIALTQETEDAGILKEKPIKPNQPIVGPFTLRLTIVMSLVIGLGALALFWLGWDNGRNLAYGRTLAFAAVGISTLLCAFSARTLRHPLTSSSPLRNPSLLVALGFSLGLQLLAVYLPLGQKVFGTVALSLGDWVLILAFAVIVVAITEMSKVWFRKRDVPVIAFVGKGDGEAVKL
- a CDS encoding class I SAM-dependent methyltransferase — encoded protein: MLESKGEGGQQFKAPEEEGKKESSFFDAPMDEKVGALKTTYLKDLAELVTGEAVPELTKEEDPNAYEIDHHYAKDEIIAEYFSRLMKDKVVLDLGCGVQTTGYKIANFSHAKEYIGVEKHFGKSAFEKTAETAAGESTPFQIVQQDMVEYVQDQSHSADVIFLVGVDLIIIPENEWERLLQGIHQTLTEDGRLLIGGGMGKPWQTIEKYFVQDASLDEVKAKPEYMLTWIPSVWKKRMHSQ